AGGCCGATGGCGGTGAGGCGTGCGCCCAGCCCCGCCGGCAGCTCCACCACCGGAAACGCCACGTAGACGCTCGGGGAGGTGTGGCCGTCGGGGTATTCCAGCTCCGCTTCAGCCAGGGCGGTGCGGGAGCTGGGGCTCCAGTGCACCGGCTTGAGGCCCCGGTAGATGTGACCCGCCAGCACCATCTGGCCGAAGACACCGATCTGGGCGGCCTCGTAGTGCTTCTGCAGGGTGAGATAAGGCTGGTCCCAGTCGGCCCAGATGCCCCAGCGGCGGAAGCCCGCCTTCTGCCCCGCCACCTGCTCGAGCGCATAGGCGTGGGCGCGGCGGCGCAGCTCGATCGGCGTGAGCCCGCGACGCTCCTCGCTGCCCATGCCCTGCAGCACCTTGAGCTCGATCGGCAGCCCGTGGCAGTCCCAGCCGGGCACGAAGCGCGCCCGTCGCCCCTTCAGCAGGGCGTACTTGTTGATGATGTCCTTGAGGATCTTGTTGAGCGCATGCCCCACGTGCAGGGCGCCGTTGGCATACGGCGGCCCGTCGTGCAGGGTGAACACCGGCCCGGGGTTGCTGCTGCTGAGCCGCTCGTAGAGGCGCTGCTCGGCCCAGAACGCCTGCAGTTCGGGTTCACGCGTCCTGGCGTTGGCCCGCATCCCGAAGGGGGTCTGCAGCAGGTTGAGGGTGTCCTTGTAGGACACCGGCGGGGCGGTCACGGCGCCTGGGGCAGCAACCGGGATTATCGGCCCCGGCATTCCCCGGCGGCAGCGGTGTGGTTGCGTGGAGGTCGCTTCTGATCCTGCGAGCAGGCTCAGCGGGCGCTGGGTCCGGTCGGAGGATCGCCAGCCAGATTCGGGGGCTCGGGTTCGGCGATGGGCTCCGGCGTCCGCTTGTGGTCGGTGCGGGTTTCGGTGTCTGCAGCCGCCGTGGCGCTGAGGCTGAGGTCGCCGGCGGGGATGCCCTGAGCGTCTGACTGGTACGGGGCTGGGCTGGGGTGAGTGGTCTCTGGGTCGTGATCGGCTGAAGGTTCGTTGCCGGCAACTGGCTCTGCGGAACCTGCGGGAGCACCCGCTGCAGGGCTCACCGGCCCAGGACTCTCCTGGGCAGCACCTGGCTCTTCAGCACTTGGCTCGGCAGTACTCACCGCTGTGGTGCCTGCCGGATCCGGCGCCGTTGCCGTCTCCGCGGTTTCCGTCCCCGACGGCGGGTCCTGATCGGCGGCGAGTGCTGCGCGCACGCGGGCGTCCACCTCTGCGAAGTCGCTCACCACCGCCAGCGGCGCTTCGGGGGCGTCAGCGGCCGGCGCTGGCGGAGCGGGAGCCGTGGGGGTCTCTGCGCCGGCAGGTTCGGGTCGCACCCAGCGCTTGGTGGTCTGGGATGGCTTGGCGGTGGTGGTCCTGCTGGAGAGGCTCGCGGAGACGGCGGCGCTGCGTTGCTTGAGCCAGCCGCCCAGCGCCATGGCCCGAGAGAACAGCAGCCCGCCGAGGGCGATCACGGTGGTGCCCAACTGGTTCAGGCTCGTCTGCCACCGCGCTGCAGACCAGAAGCCCTGGCGTTCCTCCTCGCTCAGCTGACGCCAGCGGCTCTGGCTCACCTCGGTGCTGAGCCGCCCGATCAGCAGCCCGCCGCAGAGCACCGCCAGCATCGGCGCGCCACTCAGCCGCTCGGCACTGGTGACCAGCACCAGGCCCAGCAGCAGCACCACCGCGCCCCAGAAGGCATCGCGCGGGCGGCTCAGCTCCGGCACCAGCAGCGGCAGGAGCAGCAGGGCGAGGCCGGCGAGCAGGGCCAGGGTTCCACCGAGGGTGGCAAGCATGGCTGTCGCAGCAGGGCGGCCCCATTCTGCGCCGCTGATTACAGTCGGTCCGCTGCCCACCTGGCGGAATTGGTAGACGCGCTGGTTTTAGGTACCAGTGGCTTCGGTCGTGGGGGTTCAAGTCCCCCGGTGGGCATGGCGCAGGCAACATGGACATGACAGGGAAGACGGATTGACGAAGCCGGCGCGCACGTGGCTGCTCGGGGCGCTGGCATTGGTGGTGGTGCTGCTGGCCATGGGGTCGCCGCTGCGGGCCACGCCGGCGGCCGTTCAGATCCCCTCACCGGCGCGCCCCACCTTCACGGCCTCACCGCCCTCCCTCGATCGCGCCACCTCGATGGTGGCGGCCGGCAGCTACGAGGTGGCGATCGTGCGCATCCTCGGCATTCCCACCCTGATGGTGGCGTCGCCGGTGGTGGGAAACGGCAACGGAACTGGCAACAGCAACGGCCATGGCAGTGACGCGGAGACTGGCCCCGATGCGGAGCGCCGCGCCCAGGTGATCGAGGGCAACCTCCGCTTGCTGTACAACCCCACCGCCCTCTGCACCAACAGTGAACGGCTGGCCGAGTGGAGCCTGCTGCGGGCTCTGGGGGCCAACGATCCCGCCTGTGAGGGCGGTCTGACCGATGGCGTGCGTGCCGCCTCCGACGACCTCACGGTGGAGGTGCGGCAGCTGCCCACCGGCGCCGTGATCCTCGAGGCCACGGTCCCGGAGCGGCCCCAGCCGCTGCCGCTGCTCACCGTGACCTTTGCCGACGCCACCATGAACGGCACCACCGCGCTGGAACTGGGCCGGCGTTGGCAGGAGCGGCTGCAGAGCCGCCTCCGCTACGCCCGCCAGGCGCTGCTGCCGCAGAGCCTGCGCCAGCGGTTGATGCTCTGCCTGCTGGCCATGGCCCTGGTGCTGCTGCTCACCGCTGGCACCTTCTGGCTGTGGCGCCGCAACCGCCTGGCCATCGCCACGCTCAAGGCGCAAGTGGCGGCCCCGGCGGCGTTCGCGCTGGCGGCTCCGGTGGCGTCAGCAGCCCCAGCGGCGGCCGCCACGCGCGGGCTGCGCCTACAGCTGTTCGAGGCGCTGAGCGTCGTGCTGCTGGTGCTCGTGCTGCTGCAGCTGATGACGGTGGTGGCGCTGGGCCTGATGGCCATTCCCGGCGGCGTGCCGCTGGCCCTGGAGGTGCTGCTGCAGCCAGCGCTGGTGGCGATCAAGGTGCTGGTGTTCGCGTTCACGGCGCTGCTGGGCCGCGCGCTGGTGTCGTTTCTGCTGGATCAGTGGGCCGCCAGTGGCCGGGTGCCCGCCGACCAGCTGGCCCGCCGCGACCAGCGCCATCACAGCCTCGAGCGCATCTTCCACCGGCTGGTGGATCTGGCCTGCATCGCCATCGCTGCCGGCTGGGTGGTGGTGGGCATCCCCGGCGTGCGCGAAACCTCTGCGTCGTTCCTGCTGGCCGGCGGCGCCGTGCTGGGCGGCCTGGCCATCGTGTTCCAGGGGCTGCTGCGGGATTTCGCCGCCGGCCTGGCGGTGCTGCTGGAGGATCGCTACGCCATCGGCGACTGGATCGAGATCGGCGACATCGAAGGCGATGTGGTGGATCTGAGCGTGCTGAGCACCCAGCTGCGCTGCCTCGATCAGCGGGTGGCGGTGATTCAGAACGGTGCCTTCGACCGGGTGGTGAACCACACCAAGATCCGCTCCGGCAAGTTGGTGGAGGTGCTGCTCTCCCATCGCATCGGCGACATCAACACCGTGCTGGCGGTGATCGCCGAAGAACTCGACGCCCTCGGCCGCGATCCGCTCTGGGGGCCGCTGCTGCTGGCGGCCCCCTTCCTGCGCGGTGTCACCGGCACCGGCCCGCTCGGGATCACCGTGAGCATGCTGCTCACCACCCAGGCTGGTCAGCAGTGGGCGTGCAGCCGTGAGCTGCAGCGGCGCCTGCTCGACCGCCTCCAGCGGGAACGGATTCCCCTGGCTTCTCCCGCGCCTGTGTTGGCGTCGGACTGATTGGCCAGGACGCTGGGTTGGCCCCAATCGCGGCAGCGGCGGCCTTCGATCGTTCGGCAGTTGTGAAGGGCGATCCTTTCTTCAGGCGATCACCAGTTGCGGAAGGCCCCGCCCCCGCCCCCGTTGACGAAGCCGCCGCCATAGCGGGCATTGACGAAGCCACCGCCGCCGTTAACGAAGCCGCCGCCGCCGCCGCCGTAATAGGGGTGCCCATTGACGAAGCCTCCACGGTTGGCCGCGTTGGCAAAGCCGCCCCGTCCGCCATTGGCAAAGCCGGCTGCCAGCAGGGTGGGATCCTCCGTGCCGTGCCCATGGCTGACGAGGCCCGCGTCCAGGCCGCCATGGGCGCGGAAGGCGGTGGCGATGCGGCGCAGACGGTCCTCAACTGACGCCTCAGGATGGGAGGCAACCGGCGCGGCGGTGGCGACTGGCAGGGTGAGCGCCGCCAGCGCCAGCAGGAAACCCAGCACGCCGGCTCGGGAGTGAATGCTCATGGTTTTGCTTCCGGAGTGGTGTCAGCTGGGACGCGAATCTGCTCATTGGTGAGCAGCACCATCTGAAAATAATCTTTGATCACTTGCGGTGGCAATTCCAGAATTCCACTGGGGCCCAACCAGCGATTCACGCTCTCAGTGGCATCACGATTGCCGTTGATATAGCCCTGAAGCAACTTGGCTATCGCCAGGTTCATCAGGTTGCGGAAGGTGGAATTGTTCTCCGGAATGATGCACCCCACCGCATAGCGCTGCAGTCCCACCCCGGGCACCAGTGCCAGACCCTTGGCGCCTGTTTTCGCCACGGCGCCTGCCAGCAGGATGGAATCGCCAGCCAGTGCCTCCACCCGGCCCGCCTGCAGCGCTGCAACGGCGGCATCGATCTCGGTGAGGGGCACCCGCACCGCCTTGGGCGCATAGCTCTTGATCGTGGCATCACCCAGCGAGCCGGCCAGCACACCGATCCGCTTGCCTTGCAACGAGGCGGCCGTGCCATCGAGCCCACCACTGCGGGTGAGCAGGCGGATTCCCGACAGGCTGAAGGGGATCGAATAGTCGACGAACATCTCCCGCTCCCAGGTGAACTGGACGCCGCAGGCCAGGTCGGTCTCGCCGGTGTGCACCTGTTTGAACAGGGTGTTCGCGTCGGGGGCGGCAGTGAACGCCAGCCGCACCGGACGGTTCAGGTAAGTGCTGGCTTCGGCGGCGATCCGCTCGGCCACATCAATCGACAGGCCCACCAGCTGGCCCTTGCCGTCCACGAAGGAGTAAGGCACCAGGTCGGTGCGGCCGCCCATGGTGATCACGCCGGTGCGCGCCGCCCGCTCCAGCACGGTTTCGGCGCGGGCGTTGACTGGCCACACCCAGGCGGCAAGCAACGCGGCTGTGCACCACGCCAGCGACGGCCAGCGACGGCAGGGTTGTGAACGGCCGCCTGGGCGGCGAGGCAGGCAGGACAATCCTGGATGGCGGTGTGATTTCACCGAATCTGGCCCCACTTGCCGAATCCTGCCACCCGTCAGGCGGCGGCAGGGGATTTGTTCACGGCCCGGGCGCGGTCACAATGGCGCCATCTGCGCCCGACGACGCCCGTGCCCGGGCTTTCTGCCCCGCCCCGGCTGCACCTGGTGCTGGCAGGAGGGGGCCACAGCCATGCCCTGCTGCTGCGCCGCTGGGTGATGCGGCCTGCCCAGCGCCCGGCCGCTGCCCTGATCACACTGGTGAGCCGCGGCAGCACGGCGCTTTATTCCGGCCTGGTGCCCGCTGTGGTGGCGGGTCTGGTGCCCGCTGGCGCCGCCGCCATCGATCTGCGCCGCCTCTGCCGGCTGGCCGGCGTCACCTTCGTGCAGGCGGAGATCACCGGGCTGGATCTGGCCGAGCGGGCGCTGCTGCTGGCTGGCCGGCCGGCACTGCGCTTTGCGCGGCTCAGCCTGGATGTGGGTGCCGTCACTGCGCCGTGCGCCGGCGCCATGGCGGTGAAGCCGCTCGAACCCTTCCTGGCCTGGGCCGACGGCTATGCAGCGGCGGAAGGCCCCGTGCTGCGCGGTGGTGGCGCTGCGGCGGTGGAGCTGGCGCTGGCCTTCCGCGCCCGTGGGTGGCGGCCCCGCCTGCTGCTGCGGGGCCAGGGGCTGCAGCTGGGGTCGGTGGCCGCCAACCGCGCCGGCGAGCGCCTGCTGGCGGCGGCGGTGATCCCGCTGGAGCGCCAGGCGCCGGAGCGGGCCGCGGCAGATCTGGCCTGCACTGGCAGCCTGGCGCCTGCCTGGCTGGCCGCTGCCGGCCTGCCGGTCGATCCCGGCAGCGGCCGTGTCCGCACGGCGGCCAGCCTGGAGGTGGTGGGCCGCCCCGGCCTGTTCGCCTGCGGTGACTGCGGCCTGATCGACGGCCAGCCCCGTCCCCCATCGGGGGTCTGGGCGGTGCGGGCCGCGCCGGTGCTGGCGGCCAACCTGAAACGCAGCATCGACAGCCCCGGCCGCCCCCTGCGGCCCTGGCGGCCCCAGCCGTTCGCCCTGCAACTGCTCGGCGATGGCGGCTGGCAACCGGCCGGTCCACGGGCCCTGGCCCTGTTCGGGCCGCTGGCGATCGGTCCGCACCGCTGGCTGTGGCACTGGAAGCAGGCCATCGACCAGGCGTTCATGGACCGCTTCACCGCCCTGCAGCCGATGGGCGCCAGAGGCAAGACCGAGCCCATGCCCTGCCGCGGCTGCGCCGCCAAGCTGCCCGCCGCTCCACTGCAGGCGGCCCTGGGGCGACTCGCTGCGGCTGCCGTCCCCGCCGATGACGCCGCCGTGGTGGCCCGGCTTGACGACGGCGCGCTGCTGCTGCAGAGCGTGGATGGCTTCCCGGCCCTGGTGGACGACCCCTGGCTCAACGCCCGCCTCACCACCCTGCATGCCTGCAGCGACCTCTGGGCCTGTGGGGCGCCGGTGGAGAGCGCCCAGGCGCTGGTGACCCTGCCGGCCGCGGCGGCCGCCGTGCAGGAAGAGCTGCTGGGGCAGACCCTGGCGGGGGTCTGTTCCGTGCTGGAGCCGCAGGGGGCCGTGCTGCTGGGCGGGCACACCCTGGAGGGCCGCGATGGTGCCGGGCTCAGCCTGGCGCTCACGGTCAACGGCCGGGTGGCGCCGGCGCAGTTCTTGCGCAAGGGCCCGCTCCAGCCGGGTGATGTGCTGCTGCTCAGCCGCCCGCTCGGCAGTGGCGTGCTGTTCGCGGCGGCGATGGCGGCGGCCGCGGATCCCGCCTGGATCGAGCAGGCGCTGGCGGTGCTGCAGCAGAGCCAGGCGCCGCTGCTGCCGCTGCTGGCGCGCCACGGCTGCCGGGCCTGCACCGATGTGACCGGCTTCGGGCTGCTTGGCCACCTCGGCGAGATGATCGCCGCCAGCCCGGCCGTGCGTGTCGCCCTCGACTGGGCCGCCGTGCCGGCGCTGCCCGGTGCCCTGGAGCTGCTGGCCGCCGGTGTGGCCAGCAGCCTGGCCCCCGCCAATGCCGCCGCCCTGGCGCTGCTGGACGGTGCGGTGCAGCTGGAAGGTCCTGGCCCGCATGGCCTTGAGCCCGCCCACAGGGCTCTGCTGATCGATCCCCAGACCTGCGGCCCGCTGCTGGCGGCGCTGCCAGCCAGCAATGCCGCTGCCGCCCTGCAGGACCTGCGGGCGGCCGGCTTCGGCGCTGCTGTCCTGATCGGCCGGGTGCTGGCTTAGATCAGGCCGTCCGCCAGCAGCC
The sequence above is a segment of the Synechococcus sp. MW101C3 genome. Coding sequences within it:
- a CDS encoding Ycf66 family protein, producing MLATLGGTLALLAGLALLLLPLLVPELSRPRDAFWGAVVLLLGLVLVTSAERLSGAPMLAVLCGGLLIGRLSTEVSQSRWRQLSEEERQGFWSAARWQTSLNQLGTTVIALGGLLFSRAMALGGWLKQRSAAVSASLSSRTTTAKPSQTTKRWVRPEPAGAETPTAPAPPAPAADAPEAPLAVVSDFAEVDARVRAALAADQDPPSGTETAETATAPDPAGTTAVSTAEPSAEEPGAAQESPGPVSPAAGAPAGSAEPVAGNEPSADHDPETTHPSPAPYQSDAQGIPAGDLSLSATAAADTETRTDHKRTPEPIAEPEPPNLAGDPPTGPSAR
- a CDS encoding mechanosensitive ion channel family protein translates to MTKPARTWLLGALALVVVLLAMGSPLRATPAAVQIPSPARPTFTASPPSLDRATSMVAAGSYEVAIVRILGIPTLMVASPVVGNGNGTGNSNGHGSDAETGPDAERRAQVIEGNLRLLYNPTALCTNSERLAEWSLLRALGANDPACEGGLTDGVRAASDDLTVEVRQLPTGAVILEATVPERPQPLPLLTVTFADATMNGTTALELGRRWQERLQSRLRYARQALLPQSLRQRLMLCLLAMALVLLLTAGTFWLWRRNRLAIATLKAQVAAPAAFALAAPVASAAPAAAATRGLRLQLFEALSVVLLVLVLLQLMTVVALGLMAIPGGVPLALEVLLQPALVAIKVLVFAFTALLGRALVSFLLDQWAASGRVPADQLARRDQRHHSLERIFHRLVDLACIAIAAGWVVVGIPGVRETSASFLLAGGAVLGGLAIVFQGLLRDFAAGLAVLLEDRYAIGDWIEIGDIEGDVVDLSVLSTQLRCLDQRVAVIQNGAFDRVVNHTKIRSGKLVEVLLSHRIGDINTVLAVIAEELDALGRDPLWGPLLLAAPFLRGVTGTGPLGITVSMLLTTQAGQQWACSRELQRRLLDRLQRERIPLASPAPVLASD
- the grrA gene encoding GrrA/OscA1 family cyclophane-containing rSAM-modified RiPP, producing the protein MSIHSRAGVLGFLLALAALTLPVATAAPVASHPEASVEDRLRRIATAFRAHGGLDAGLVSHGHGTEDPTLLAAGFANGGRGGFANAANRGGFVNGHPYYGGGGGGFVNGGGGFVNARYGGGFVNGGGGGAFRNW
- the grrP gene encoding extracellular substrate binding-like orphan protein GrrP, translating into MLAAWVWPVNARAETVLERAARTGVITMGGRTDLVPYSFVDGKGQLVGLSIDVAERIAAEASTYLNRPVRLAFTAAPDANTLFKQVHTGETDLACGVQFTWEREMFVDYSIPFSLSGIRLLTRSGGLDGTAASLQGKRIGVLAGSLGDATIKSYAPKAVRVPLTEIDAAVAALQAGRVEALAGDSILLAGAVAKTGAKGLALVPGVGLQRYAVGCIIPENNSTFRNLMNLAIAKLLQGYINGNRDATESVNRWLGPSGILELPPQVIKDYFQMVLLTNEQIRVPADTTPEAKP
- the selD gene encoding selenide, water dikinase SelD, with translation MPGLSAPPRLHLVLAGGGHSHALLLRRWVMRPAQRPAAALITLVSRGSTALYSGLVPAVVAGLVPAGAAAIDLRRLCRLAGVTFVQAEITGLDLAERALLLAGRPALRFARLSLDVGAVTAPCAGAMAVKPLEPFLAWADGYAAAEGPVLRGGGAAAVELALAFRARGWRPRLLLRGQGLQLGSVAANRAGERLLAAAVIPLERQAPERAAADLACTGSLAPAWLAAAGLPVDPGSGRVRTAASLEVVGRPGLFACGDCGLIDGQPRPPSGVWAVRAAPVLAANLKRSIDSPGRPLRPWRPQPFALQLLGDGGWQPAGPRALALFGPLAIGPHRWLWHWKQAIDQAFMDRFTALQPMGARGKTEPMPCRGCAAKLPAAPLQAALGRLAAAAVPADDAAVVARLDDGALLLQSVDGFPALVDDPWLNARLTTLHACSDLWACGAPVESAQALVTLPAAAAAVQEELLGQTLAGVCSVLEPQGAVLLGGHTLEGRDGAGLSLALTVNGRVAPAQFLRKGPLQPGDVLLLSRPLGSGVLFAAAMAAAADPAWIEQALAVLQQSQAPLLPLLARHGCRACTDVTGFGLLGHLGEMIAASPAVRVALDWAAVPALPGALELLAAGVASSLAPANAAALALLDGAVQLEGPGPHGLEPAHRALLIDPQTCGPLLAALPASNAAAALQDLRAAGFGAAVLIGRVLA